In the genome of Sebastes fasciatus isolate fSebFas1 chromosome 23, fSebFas1.pri, whole genome shotgun sequence, the window atttattcattacttttagctatcaATTTTAACcaatttaatttattcaatatttttagctaatttattattttcaactATTTTAACTTTATTAATTACTCCTTGCtatgttttttaatcatttactTTTAGCTATCTGTtacaaccatttatccattaattTTCTTACTTATGCACTCTCACTTGCAACACATTTCAGGCGTTACATCTAACTCAAtatgtagattttttttaatctttttttttttttaaattagctaCTCCCCAATCTTTCCACGTACACCACATAGTATGAATTTGCAATTTTCATAATAGCAGGTGATTGTGGAACaatgtctttatatatatataaatataaacatccCAACAATAACGCTTTCAGCTAGCCGTGCTGGTCATAAAACCTAATCATACCACAGGTCGCTACtttatagacacacacacaaaaggaggCTCTCCTTTCCACAGTGGGCTACTTGGTGCTTACATCTCAAGTCAACTTTATCTCTCGCAATCACGCTTCCCTTCAATAACATCATTGTTTCAGTTGCCTTCGGGCCACAAAAAGTGCAGTAAAGACGAAAGTGAATGAGGGTCAGTTATTGCTCCGTACCTATGAGGAAAATGGCCTTGGAGGCCGATTGGCCGTAGATTTGCTCCAAGAACTTTGGCTTGAAGGTGATCATGCCGATGAAGCCGTTGACGGCCACCAGGTACGTGAGGATCATCAGCGTGTAGATGTTGTTCTTGAAGAGTCGCCTCAGAGACGGAACAAAATCTGGTGAAGAACAAAGCACAAAGAGAGATTGTAGCATTAAACTAAAGTAGTTTTATTAAGAGGCACTATGGAATATTATGCATATtgtcattttacacacattaAAGAGAATTATTACATAACCtctatcttcttcttctgtatATAATcactcttttgttttgttttttagttctCTTTTGCGGCTTTTTGTATGTGATATCGctttcaaataataatgtacaAAAGTTAAACACTGTTATATCATGTTGTGTAAGGTGTTATGGCATAACTAAGCCCTTAGGTAACTGTTTCCACGTGTTTCTCTGTCCTGAAGTGTCATTCAACTCATGTGCAGATTGCAACGGTGGTTTGGTACTGTAAGTCCTGGATTCAGGGTTACAGATGGTTTGTCTGGGCTACACCTGGTTAATGATTAAACACATCAACCCTAAAAACTATTTGCACAGAGATACATTTCTTGGAGTTTAAAATCttagaagctttttttttgtcaagtcaTATGTGATGACCCGCCGTTAAATGCAGAGTTGTGTATGTCAACATGACCTGAGGCCGCAGAAAACAAATCACAGTTGCTTTATAGCGTTTTGTGCTGATGCAAAAGCTTTGGACGGTACCTTTAGCCAGCTCCTTGAACGAAACCGGCTTCTCCTCGTGATCCTGGTTCTCGTCCGGCATGAAATTCTCCTGCTCTGCCACCGTGGCGAGCTCTGTGCTTTTACTCTGGCTCTGCTCTTGCCCCTGCTTCGGCAAAGACTTTGGCAGGAACCAGAACGGGATGCTGGACAGCAGGATCAGGGTGCCGGTCACTATGAAGCCCAGCCACCAGGCCCCCACCCAGCGGGAGTCCTTATAGTTGATGGTGACAGCATCTGGGAGAGGAAAGACGAGCAAAGACGGCAGATTCATGAAGTGTTTATAGGACTGTTTTCATCGTAACAGCTTCGACAATAGCAGGAGGACATGTCAACAGCTCTAATCAATGCAGTAAACACCGAAATAGTCTTACTATGTCCACAGGATGTAACCTATTGTGTCTGGAAGATTTGTAATTACTCAACTGTTTTTCTCTTTAATTACGACCTTGCCATGTAGGTTCAAAGGGAGGTAGGGTTAACTGTTTTGCTGAAGGGCGCTTTAATGCCAGAGGGGTTATGTGTAATAGGTCTGCACGCAGCCAATTACGCAATATTTGTATAATCAATCAAGGGTAACAGACTGAATGGGTAAGAACTACCAAAAACACAGTCTGCATGTTGTGCCACtttaacacacatacagtactgtattgAGAGAGATCCCATACCTAAATCAACAGATCCAATGTCCACGTAGATCTTGGCAAGGTAGGACCCGAGCATGAATCCAAACATAGGTCCTAAGATTCCCACTGTATGGATGCAGGCTGGGGGAatggagaaacagagacagaaaggttATGCACTCTAATACTGTCATATTAATCATTACACACAGTGGGCACACAGGAAAGCAACAAAACACCAAGAGCGGGAGAGTTTGTAAGCAGGCTAGGTGTGACCAAGAGTAGAAACTAACACAGCTGTAAAGTgtgtaaaaatgtcataaaaactaGCACAGtaggaggtaaaaaaaaatgaactaacCCAAATAGAAAGGAGTGTTCTCCTCTCTGGAGAAGTCATCCAGGTAGGACACACCCAGAGGCATGATGGGAGTCTCTCCGATTCCACGCAGCATGTTTCCCAAGAATACGTAGATCCACAGGGACGAGCCAGCTGCCTTTTCACAGGCTGAtggaggaggaaaaactgggCTCAGAATGTGAAATGAAACCGGACATGATATTCGAAAAGgtgttttatctgtttataCCTGTTATGGTCGCTAAATCAGGCATCTTGTCTGCTTTGGCCAGGCTGTGGTTGGACAGACAGGGCAGGACGCTCTCAGTGCTGTTCACAGATGTACTGTGAGACATACTGGTCTCATATTTATACCTGGAAAATAttgagaattattattattattattatattattgtttctTTCATCTATGCCTTGATTGAATGATTTTCTGAAAATTACAGGGCATATAAATTAACTACAAAAATGTTCAGTGAAAGCATTACAGTAGTGTTTATATGTAACATGTGGTGTGCATACCCAGTTTGCTCATACATATGCAAATTGTTATAGATTGTATTACATTTTAGAAATTCTTTGAGGCAGACGGGTTCTGTATTGagaactagaacatgtttacatgctttaatgttaaaaaaaaaacaacactttatttttcagatacTGGCTGACTGAACTCCTGTCCTcccccttcaaaataaaagcctagtctgctctgattggtcagctctcccactctgttgtgattggtaaacctaaccaaactcttcggactccactccagctccgctctaactagctttgtttgagggcgtaccaaactagtcactaggcaggtattgtgcaaatgtgttacttggtgacatcaccacgttacggaagaaaaggcgggacttcaagcaaggcgtttaaggagcagttcaggagcagagtatctgtgggggagagtaactccctttggcgtggactttgggctttataacCCTGTAGatcttttacatgcataaaaaaatgatataacacactaaaggaaaggaaaatgctagaaaaagcataataggtcctctttaaaaaattCATGTAACAACTTTAGTGTCTTTTAGAAGATGTCCAGTGTTGGGTTTACcatcctgcagcactctactGGGGCTTAGTTGGGGTAAGCAGCAATACCTGTCACTCAGACAGggcaaacatactgtatgagtCTTTAAATCTTAAAATCTCCTTATCAAAAATAGCCAGTGAGATGCACATTCAATGCTGGATTACCAAACAGGCAAAGCAGGTACCTGCCTCGGAGCTCCAGACTCCCAGGAGCCACAAAAGCCTTAAAAGttactgtgtgtctgtggattTTTTGGGAATTTAATTAACTGCAAGTTTGTCAAGGAATTTGCCCTGCCTGATGAAGCACAAGATTAACTAAGCCGGGTCATGAGTTATTTCCTAATCTTCTGACCCTGCCTTGTgtcaaaatgtagttttaatACTTTAGATTAATTTACACACAGAAAACGTGTGTCCTGGTAGTCCTATTTCCACATATAGTACTGGATAGTTTGCTGTGTGCACTGAACTTGGAGGCGGCGGGCTACATACACAGCTTGGGTAGGGGCCCTGAAACCCCAAACAGACTATTCCCACCTAATGCACATTAGAATAAGTAAAATTAGGTTCATTATGATATTATATACCCTTTTGTATCCTAAATAACAGTAGTTCTTTTTCTAACTTCGTTCGGTGTTTCACTATGGGGAATCGCCTCGGCGTGACCAACTAAGGAAGCTCCAATGACACAACGTCTGTCATTGACAGACAGGTCGACCTGTGTTAGGGCTACGCCCCCTCATATTAACACAGTCAACCGCCCCTTACAAATCATTCTCGCTTTTCTTCCCGTGGAGAAACTATAGCTCCCTCAGCTCATCTAAGCTAGCTTGGTTTTTCTGCTTAACAGTTCACAGACGACCCGTCAAGGAAAACGTCGCCGAACGCAGTTCCCGGCTTTAGTTTGGTTTTGCTGAGTAAGTACTTCGTGAGAAGTGTACTTTGTGGTGTTACACAGGATAATTAACCGAGCAGTGTCCGCATTAAGGCGAGCTGTGTCCGGCTAACCTGTATTTGTTTATCGGCGTAGCCGGTGACTGTGTAACATTATACCGTACGGCTAGCGCGTTAAGGCGAGCCTACTAGGTTCAGTTAGCATTAGCTTGTTAGCCGAACCGAGTACCCGGAGTTCAGCTAACGTGTCACGGCGAGCAGACTCTAACGGTGCGCTGTTAGCTCGGGCTAAACCCCGTTTGCTAACGCTACTAACCGACAGGCTAACGCGTTGCGGCGCGCCTGATACGGCTGAATATTTATACTTTTCGCTCCTTTTCCAGTCGCCATGTCTTCGGCTGCTCCCCCCACCAAAGGGTCTGAGCCGAAGGTTAAAGAGGCTGCATCCCGCCTGTGCCCTGCGTCATGCGGGGCTTCCATCTCGGGCAAGGACCCTCATCCTATGTGCATAGCTTGCATGGGCGCTAAACACGCTCAAGCATCGCTGGCTAACCCCCAGTTATGTACCCACTGTGCGTCAATGCCAGAAAAGACCCTGGAAAGGAGGCTGAGAGTGGCAGTGGCCAGTAGTCAGGACCCGTGCCTGTCTGGAGCCATCTCAAAAGCCACAACCAGCACCCATCAGCCGCGAGCCTCAACCGGCTGGGCGGACTCGATGGACGCTGTTTGCCCGGACATGCCTCCACTTTTCGAGGAGCTCCTCGAGGTGGAGCCGGGCTGTGAGGACGCAGAGGGCGATGCCAGCTCTGACCTCCTCGGCACGGACGAcatggaggatgaggaggatgactCCACATTTCCTCTTCAACAGTCCAGACCCCCCAGCGTATCTGATGCTGTTCCCACAGTGGACAGCAACTTATACGAGGTCTGCAAACGGGCCGCGTCCAAATTGGGGATTCAATGGCCCGCAGCCCAGGACGCCACAGGGGCGGAGAGAGATCTATATGATGGTAAGAGGCTCCCACCAGCCCAACCACCATCTAAACAACTCCTGCCAGCAGTGCCTGCCTGCATGAAAGAAATGAGCAGGTACTGGTCCAGCCCATTTAAGAGTAAGCTTCCCACCAAAGGCTACTCAAAGCTTGAGATCCACGGAATGGGGGAACTGGGGCTGGCCGAACCCCCAGCGGTGGA includes:
- the slco1d1 gene encoding solute carrier organic anion transporter family, member 1D1 isoform X2, whose translation is MSVESKKTREACCSNLKLFLASLAFVYFSKAFGGAYMKSSITQIERRFDIPSSLIGVIDGSFEMGNLLVIAFVSYFGAKLHRPRLIGIGCVIMAFGSFLIALPHFFQGLYKYETSMSHSTSVNSTESVLPCLSNHSLAKADKMPDLATITACEKAAGSSLWIYVFLGNMLRGIGETPIMPLGVSYLDDFSREENTPFYLACIHTVGILGPMFGFMLGSYLAKIYVDIGSVDLDAVTINYKDSRWVGAWWLGFIVTGTLILLSSIPFWFLPKSLPKQGQEQSQSKSTELATVAEQENFMPDENQDHEEKPVSFKELAKDFVPSLRRLFKNNIYTLMILTYLVAVNGFIGMITFKPKFLEQIYGQSASKAIFLIGVLNLPAVALGIITGGFILKRFKLGIIGAARVSIAASVGSLCLLFIQVFINCDKAEVAGLTVSYQGAPQLSYNQQTLLSQCNMDCSCSMKQWDPVCAYNGITYASPCLAGCQTTTGKDVS